The nucleotide window AAAAGGTGGAGGCAGAGGATGTTGGCCTCGTAACTGCTCCGATGTTCCATTGCGCCGAACTGCATTGTGCCTTTCTGCCAAGGGTCCAAATAGGGGCAAAAAATGTTATTCTGCACCAATTCAATCCAAAAGCAATTCTATCCTTAATTGAAAAGGAAAAAATTTCAAGGTTCTTTGCCGCACCGACGATGTGGAATATGCTCCTCCAGGAAGATTTAAGTCAATATGATTTATCAAGCCTCAAGCAAGGCTTATACGGTGCCGCTCCAATGGCTCCCTCTCTTGTGCATGCTCTACACGATAGCCTAGGCATTTCTTTAATTCAAGCCTACGGGATGACTGAAATGGGACCAGCCATAACTTTCTTGTCAGAATATGATCAATTAAAGAAAGCGGGTTCTGCTGGTCAAGCGGCACTTAATCACGATATCCGGATTGTCCGCACAAGGGAAGATGGACCATCGGAGCCCGATGATTTGATGCCGACAGGGGAGACGGGTGAAATCATTGTGAAGGGTCCTTGTATGATGATCGGTTACTTCAATCGCGAAGAAGCGACGGAAAACGCGTTGTATAAAGGTTGGTACCATTCGGGCGACATTGGCTATCTCGATGAAGATGGATTCCTTTTTGTAAATGACCGTGTTGATGACATGATTATTAGCGGTGGGGAAAATATTTATCCACGTGAAGTGGAAGATGTATTGCACGCACATCCCGGGGTATTAGATGTCGCAATTGTCGGCCAGCCTGATGATCGCTGGGGTGAAACGGTTTCAGCATTTGTTGTGAAAAAAGATCCGACTGTAACGGAGCAAGAATTAGATGAATTCTGCAAAAATAGTGATAGTCTTGCAAACTATAAGCGGCCGCGGAAATATATGTTCTGTGAAGCATTGCCGCGGAATGCCAGCGGGAAAATCCAAAAATTTGTTCTCCGTAAGGAGCTGGAGGAACTATTTACCCCAAAGAGTTCATAGGAAAGGATCCTGAATATGTTACAAGGAATAAAGGTCATTGATTTTACGAACTATCTACCGGGACCTTTTGCAACGTTACGGTTAGCGGAATTAGGAGCAGAAATTATCAAGGTGGAACCACCTGGGGGAGACCCCGCTCGGAATACCGGCATTTCCAAACAGGGAAATGGGATTGTTTTTCTCGCAAACAACCGACAGAAAAAAAGTATTACCCTAAATTTGAAGGATAAAGAAGGCATGGAAACAGCTTTAAAATTAATTGCCACTGCCGATGTTGTGATTGAGAGCTTCAGGCCTGGAGTAATGGAGAAGCTGGGCCTTGGATATGAGGCTGCCAAGAAAGTGAAGCCTGATATTGTCTACTGTTCTATTTCCGGATATGGACAGAACGGAACCCTTAGTAAGCTAGGCAACCATGACATCAATTATATGGCATTAAGCGGAGTACTGGCACAGCTTAAAGATAAAACGGGGAAACCGGTTCATCCCTCGATTACAATCGCAGATTATCTGGGCGGGTTTGCAGCAAATGAGCGAATTCTGGCAGGGCTGGTTTCAAGGTCATTAACTGGAAAAGGAAGCTATCATTCTATTTCAATTACAGATCA belongs to Neobacillus sp. OS1-2 and includes:
- a CDS encoding fatty acid--CoA ligase translates to MTTTIGKIFELTVKRFPNKDALYDVRKNVRYTYKEWNEQVNRLAHALVSEGVKKGDRVSTFMFNTEELGTAFFACAKIGAIFNPINFRLTPEEVAYILADATPKVVLFEKSLEPVVSAVANRFDQVAFWFIDEEKPEYASCYREKLSSASTEELQVEVNENDIYAFIYTSGTTGRPKGVMHTHRNMVDQSMLCIAAQKVEAEDVGLVTAPMFHCAELHCAFLPRVQIGAKNVILHQFNPKAILSLIEKEKISRFFAAPTMWNMLLQEDLSQYDLSSLKQGLYGAAPMAPSLVHALHDSLGISLIQAYGMTEMGPAITFLSEYDQLKKAGSAGQAALNHDIRIVRTREDGPSEPDDLMPTGETGEIIVKGPCMMIGYFNREEATENALYKGWYHSGDIGYLDEDGFLFVNDRVDDMIISGGENIYPREVEDVLHAHPGVLDVAIVGQPDDRWGETVSAFVVKKDPTVTEQELDEFCKNSDSLANYKRPRKYMFCEALPRNASGKIQKFVLRKELEELFTPKSS